From Deinococcus misasensis DSM 22328, one genomic window encodes:
- a CDS encoding DUF2249 domain-containing protein, translating to MSTILPTTRISEVLESHPACLQVLLDASPAFHKLKNPVLRKVMPRLVTVQQAAGMAGLDAQVLLDALRQAAGFSLSPEHTEKGETMSVSMLDTPPPEWITAPLASELDVRALLEQGEEPFKHIQKASAKVPEGSRFLLIAPFEPIPLYQALGKQGFEPWCSTHQGTYEVHFYRSDVLWTPPAQVGQTAPISRSFDHEIHIPETLEPPEPMMRILAALDRLPAGKTLLVHHVRRPVYLLQRLEDLGFRTEVQEQGSEVKLWIQKG from the coding sequence ATGTCCACCATTCTGCCCACCACCCGCATCAGCGAAGTGCTGGAAAGCCATCCTGCGTGTTTGCAGGTGCTGCTGGATGCCAGTCCAGCGTTTCACAAACTCAAAAACCCCGTCTTGAGAAAAGTGATGCCCCGTCTGGTGACGGTCCAGCAAGCTGCGGGCATGGCCGGATTGGATGCACAGGTTTTGCTGGATGCTTTGCGTCAGGCTGCCGGATTTTCCCTGAGCCCTGAACACACCGAAAAAGGAGAAACCATGTCCGTTTCGATGCTGGACACCCCACCTCCAGAGTGGATCACTGCACCTCTGGCTTCAGAACTGGATGTGCGGGCTTTGCTGGAGCAGGGTGAGGAGCCGTTCAAGCACATTCAAAAAGCCAGTGCAAAAGTGCCAGAAGGGTCCCGTTTCTTGTTGATCGCTCCCTTTGAGCCCATTCCGCTGTATCAGGCCCTCGGAAAGCAAGGATTTGAACCGTGGTGCAGCACCCATCAGGGTACCTACGAGGTGCACTTTTACCGCTCGGATGTGCTCTGGACCCCTCCTGCTCAGGTGGGGCAGACAGCCCCCATCTCAAGGTCTTTTGACCATGAAATCCACATTCCAGAGACTCTGGAACCCCCAGAGCCCATGATGCGGATTCTCGCTGCTCTGGACCGTTTGCCTGCTGGAAAAACCCTGCTGGTCCATCACGTCAGAAGGCCGGTTTACCTGCTGCAGCGTCTGGAAGACCTGGGTTTTCGAACAGAAGTGCAGGAACAGGGGAGTGAAGTGAAACTCTGGATTCAGAAAGGTTGA
- a CDS encoding metal-sulfur cluster assembly factor, which translates to MSANTEHLAHLLLQNVMDPELSISIIDLGLVYRLETRGDTLHVTMTLTTPGCPLHDTLTGSVKHALSRLPGIEHVEVDLVWEPAWNPERITPEGKRLLGWR; encoded by the coding sequence ATGTCCGCCAACACTGAACACCTCGCCCACCTGTTGTTGCAAAATGTGATGGATCCCGAGCTCAGCATCAGCATCATTGACCTCGGGTTGGTGTACCGTCTGGAAACCCGAGGGGACACCTTGCACGTCACCATGACCCTGACCACACCGGGTTGCCCTTTGCACGATACCCTGACCGGTTCTGTGAAACACGCCCTGTCCCGACTGCCGGGCATCGAGCATGTAGAGGTGGATCTGGTGTGGGAACCCGCGTGGAACCCCGAGCGCATCACCCCTGAAGGCAAACGCCTGCTGGGCTGGAGGTAA
- a CDS encoding WecB/TagA/CpsF family glycosyltransferase, producing the protein MDPTSHDLQGLPIHAVRHEEATQTLLQWATTSGPAKTVVTINPEIFVQASTDVALRQAVHEAGRVTVDGIGVYWAAKLRGIPLPERVLGIELIQSLMAAGGANLRVYFYGAAPGVAEKAAQICQQQYGIQVAGIRDGYSQATPEHILQDIQNCQANLVLTALGCPLQETFNEWARQHLQNCVLIGVGGSLDVIAGHAPRAPKIYSTLGLEFLWRIVKLRRWKRSVRLLQFVGFVLKNGRVSPVP; encoded by the coding sequence ATGGATCCCACATCCCATGACCTGCAAGGTCTTCCCATCCATGCCGTCCGCCATGAAGAGGCCACCCAAACGCTGCTTCAGTGGGCCACCACATCTGGACCAGCCAAGACCGTAGTCACCATCAACCCCGAGATTTTCGTGCAGGCCAGCACAGATGTGGCTTTGCGTCAGGCTGTGCATGAAGCCGGACGGGTGACTGTGGATGGCATCGGGGTATACTGGGCTGCAAAACTCCGGGGCATTCCTTTGCCAGAGCGTGTTCTGGGCATCGAATTGATCCAGTCTCTGATGGCAGCAGGAGGAGCAAATTTGAGGGTGTACTTTTATGGTGCTGCTCCCGGCGTGGCAGAAAAAGCTGCACAGATTTGCCAGCAACAGTACGGCATTCAGGTGGCAGGCATCCGGGATGGGTACAGCCAGGCCACACCAGAGCACATCCTGCAAGACATTCAAAACTGTCAAGCCAATCTGGTGCTGACCGCTCTGGGTTGTCCTTTGCAAGAAACCTTCAATGAATGGGCAAGACAGCACCTCCAGAACTGCGTGCTGATCGGTGTGGGTGGATCTCTGGATGTGATTGCAGGCCATGCACCGAGAGCCCCCAAAATCTACAGCACTCTGGGGCTGGAGTTTCTCTGGCGCATCGTGAAACTCCGGCGCTGGAAAAGGTCTGTGCGGCTTTTGCAGTTTGTGGGTTTTGTGCTGAAAAATGGACGGGTTTCACCTGTTCCCTGA
- a CDS encoding DUF2249 domain-containing protein, whose translation MQQVDVRTIIPRERHPKIFNVFDNLAQGSAFELVNDHDPKPLYYQFMIERPGLFEWEYLESGPWVWRVKISRA comes from the coding sequence ATGCAACAAGTCGATGTTCGCACCATCATCCCCAGAGAACGCCACCCGAAGATCTTCAATGTGTTCGACAACCTCGCTCAGGGCTCTGCTTTTGAACTGGTCAACGACCATGACCCCAAGCCCCTGTACTACCAGTTCATGATCGAGCGTCCCGGTCTGTTTGAGTGGGAGTATCTGGAGTCCGGCCCTTGGGTGTGGCGCGTCAAAATTTCCAGAGCGTGA
- a CDS encoding PAS domain S-box protein, with protein sequence MEFPPFSLWSILLDTEHHLMGWSPDCARTLGWNPAETIGKPVNVLLASPLPEGPLHGSFPLVLQDREGHTHPCVAQMQPLQPHGFLLTLTPQRDLENLQLLSLAFEQAESGILVIRPTTAEVVMVNPAMARMLKTPLEDLMGQEATRFIAPASLQHLHAHGIEARKKGEHQFLTSFMRTDGTVFTARVQLLAIPGPEGNLQSWMVHVHDVTEEEIQVDRSTRLARLALALIHTRTTEQVTTVLLQEAVQASGAYSGGLFLVGDTGDRLHLVDSLGYPANTTQQFQDFPVTADFPVGEAVLQKQAFFMGTHELIERYPKAAAARSQQTLSVAVIPLMIEDQVRGVLALSFNIQRAFDTDEQAFLLQLTRQCAQAFERVRLGLSEQRNREALEAQRARQDILSEASQHLSASLDLQVTLQTIAELARLVFQADVLVHRLTPAGDIRCLTETRLKEAEGWKPLVKEVLEQDQPFLPDGPEDLLDHQSMVMVPMVLHGQKSATLTLLKKEGQFTDEDLPFVGSFVSRVALSLEHAELYAERLQAEEAARAREQDFRSLVQNIPGVVYRCLYDAHWTMLYLLGDLHEIVGHPASALLGSGGMTFPELVHPEDVGWVENEVHRAVQNHRSFDMQYRMVHQDGSTRWVHERGKASYSPEGEVQWLDGVIFDITERRKAEQDRMELLQVVEQERTRLIDVLEQMPVAVWLAQAPDGKVLFGNRQVEKLFGQAFDLESVDQQIQDYRGLVRSGKVLEPAEWPLTRALEKGEVVLNEELEVLRPDGSQVPAWFSAAPILNQAGERVAGVVTAQDISNLKKVEQDLRTARDELEERVRSRTIELHSLSVLLQQQVEELEARTLETRILSEMSEMLQACYTIEEAQQVVAQHLQRLFEQASGSLYAFGPSRNILEEMVSWRGPTVSSPVFNPEECWGLRRGRLYARAGHSAAIACKHISEAERSTLCVLPARSRGNRGHVAPFCPQRGVHPCSGKVGTDGVRNGGSGPREHPIAGPPERTVHPRCPDRTVQPPLSGRNL encoded by the coding sequence ATGGAATTCCCCCCTTTTTCCCTCTGGTCCATTTTGCTGGACACCGAACACCACCTGATGGGATGGAGCCCTGATTGTGCCCGGACATTGGGCTGGAACCCTGCAGAAACCATCGGAAAGCCTGTGAATGTGCTGCTGGCTTCCCCTCTCCCAGAGGGCCCCCTCCACGGATCTTTTCCGCTGGTCCTGCAAGACCGCGAAGGGCACACCCATCCTTGCGTGGCACAGATGCAGCCTTTGCAGCCTCATGGTTTCCTGTTGACCCTCACCCCCCAGAGGGATCTGGAAAACCTGCAATTGCTGTCTCTGGCATTTGAACAGGCCGAATCGGGCATTCTGGTGATCCGTCCCACCACCGCTGAAGTGGTGATGGTCAATCCAGCCATGGCCCGGATGCTGAAAACCCCTCTGGAAGACCTGATGGGACAGGAAGCCACCCGTTTCATTGCTCCGGCTTCCCTGCAGCATCTGCATGCCCATGGGATTGAGGCCCGCAAAAAAGGAGAACACCAGTTCCTGACCAGCTTCATGCGCACCGATGGCACGGTGTTCACGGCACGGGTGCAACTGCTGGCCATTCCCGGTCCTGAGGGAAACCTGCAAAGCTGGATGGTCCACGTGCACGATGTGACCGAAGAAGAAATTCAGGTGGACCGCAGCACCCGCCTTGCCCGTCTTGCCCTTGCCCTCATTCACACCCGCACCACCGAACAGGTCACCACCGTGCTGCTGCAAGAAGCCGTGCAGGCCTCGGGGGCTTACTCGGGTGGCCTGTTTCTGGTGGGTGATACCGGAGACCGCCTGCATCTGGTGGACAGCCTGGGATACCCGGCCAACACCACCCAGCAATTTCAGGATTTCCCGGTGACTGCGGACTTCCCGGTGGGTGAAGCGGTGCTGCAAAAACAGGCTTTTTTCATGGGCACCCATGAACTCATCGAGCGTTATCCCAAAGCGGCTGCCGCCCGTTCCCAGCAGACCCTCAGCGTCGCTGTCATTCCCCTGATGATCGAGGATCAGGTGCGGGGGGTGCTGGCCCTGAGTTTCAACATCCAGAGGGCTTTTGACACAGATGAGCAGGCTTTCCTCTTGCAGCTCACCCGGCAATGTGCGCAGGCCTTTGAGCGGGTCCGGTTGGGCCTGTCCGAACAGCGCAACCGTGAAGCCCTTGAAGCCCAGAGGGCCAGACAGGACATCCTCTCTGAAGCCAGCCAGCACCTTTCTGCATCTCTGGATTTGCAGGTCACCCTGCAGACCATTGCAGAACTGGCAAGGCTGGTGTTTCAGGCCGATGTGCTGGTCCACCGCCTGACCCCTGCAGGTGACATCCGGTGCCTGACCGAAACCCGCCTGAAAGAGGCAGAAGGATGGAAGCCTCTGGTCAAAGAGGTGCTGGAGCAGGACCAGCCTTTCTTGCCTGACGGCCCAGAGGACTTGCTGGACCACCAGAGCATGGTGATGGTGCCGATGGTTTTGCATGGCCAGAAATCTGCAACCCTGACCCTCCTGAAAAAAGAAGGGCAGTTCACCGATGAGGACCTGCCTTTTGTGGGCAGTTTTGTTTCGAGGGTGGCCCTCTCCCTTGAACACGCGGAATTGTACGCCGAACGGTTGCAAGCGGAAGAAGCTGCCCGGGCCAGAGAACAGGATTTCCGTTCTCTGGTGCAGAACATTCCCGGTGTGGTGTACCGCTGCCTCTACGATGCCCACTGGACCATGCTCTACCTGCTGGGAGACCTGCATGAAATTGTGGGGCATCCGGCCAGTGCCCTGCTTGGCTCGGGTGGAATGACCTTTCCTGAACTGGTTCACCCCGAGGATGTGGGCTGGGTGGAAAACGAAGTGCACCGGGCCGTGCAAAACCACCGCTCTTTCGACATGCAATACCGCATGGTCCATCAGGACGGCAGCACCCGCTGGGTCCACGAACGGGGCAAAGCCAGTTACAGTCCAGAGGGAGAAGTTCAGTGGCTCGATGGGGTGATTTTCGACATCACCGAGAGGCGCAAAGCCGAGCAGGACCGCATGGAACTCCTGCAAGTGGTGGAGCAGGAACGCACCCGCCTGATTGATGTGCTGGAACAAATGCCCGTGGCGGTGTGGCTTGCACAAGCACCGGACGGCAAAGTGCTGTTTGGCAACCGTCAGGTGGAAAAACTGTTCGGGCAGGCTTTTGATCTTGAAAGTGTGGACCAGCAGATTCAGGATTACCGTGGTCTGGTCCGCTCAGGCAAAGTGCTGGAACCTGCAGAGTGGCCCCTCACCCGTGCTCTGGAAAAAGGTGAAGTGGTCCTCAACGAAGAACTTGAAGTGCTGCGCCCCGATGGCAGCCAGGTCCCCGCATGGTTCAGTGCTGCCCCGATCCTCAATCAGGCTGGAGAGCGGGTGGCTGGGGTGGTCACCGCTCAGGACATCTCCAACCTCAAAAAAGTGGAACAGGACTTGCGCACCGCCAGAGATGAACTCGAAGAACGGGTGCGTTCACGCACCATCGAACTTCACTCCCTGAGTGTGCTGTTGCAGCAACAGGTGGAAGAACTCGAAGCCCGCACCTTGGAAACCCGCATCCTCAGCGAAATGAGCGAGATGCTGCAGGCCTGTTACACCATCGAAGAAGCCCAGCAGGTGGTGGCCCAGCACCTCCAGAGGCTCTTTGAACAGGCCAGTGGCAGCCTGTATGCCTTTGGCCCCTCCAGAAACATCCTTGAGGAAATGGTCAGTTGGCGTGGCCCAACGGTCAGCTCGCCGGTCTTCAACCCAGAAGAATGCTGGGGCCTCAGGCGGGGCCGGCTGTATGCCAGAGCAGGCCACAGCGCAGCCATTGCTTGCAAGCACATCTCCGAAGCTGAACGCTCCACTTTGTGTGTGCTCCCTGCTCGCTCAAGGGGAAACCGTGGGCATGTTGCACCTTTCTGCCCCCAAAGAGGCGTTCACCCCTGCTCAGGAAAGGTTGGCACAGACGGTGTCAGAAACGGTGGCTCTGGCCCTCGTGAACATCCGATTGCGGGACCGCCTGAAAGAACAGTCCATCCGAGATGTCCTGACCGGACTGTTCAACCGCCGTTATCTGGAAGAAACCTTTGA
- a CDS encoding Crp/Fnr family transcriptional regulator: protein MMSEPPVSSIPEVIHMLSLTPIFQGLGQEDLTELAVQFKERHFLKGEQVFLQGDPVERVHILIRGCLRVYKEGVKANKQITLHLEKPYRAVALVAVFLDRPEFPASCEALENSTVLVMDRARFMQIVTHNATLAQSVIRYQARKQGELMHLLDRLFFREVGARVAETLLQLQDEHGNGFMLPTNAVMAAQLGTVPELISRKLGEFFRQGLIQLEGRKVWVLRTDVLQDLSIE from the coding sequence ATGATGTCTGAGCCTCCGGTGTCCAGCATCCCAGAGGTCATCCACATGCTGTCCCTCACCCCGATTTTTCAGGGACTCGGGCAGGAAGACCTGACAGAGCTTGCCGTCCAGTTCAAAGAACGCCACTTTCTGAAAGGAGAGCAGGTGTTCTTGCAGGGCGATCCGGTGGAACGGGTGCACATCCTGATCCGGGGATGCCTGCGTGTGTACAAAGAGGGGGTCAAAGCCAACAAGCAGATCACCCTGCACCTTGAGAAACCCTACCGGGCGGTGGCTCTGGTGGCGGTGTTTCTGGACCGCCCAGAGTTCCCCGCTTCCTGTGAGGCTCTGGAAAACAGCACCGTGCTGGTGATGGACCGGGCACGTTTCATGCAGATCGTGACCCACAACGCCACCCTCGCACAATCGGTGATCCGCTATCAGGCCCGCAAGCAGGGCGAACTGATGCACCTGCTGGACCGCTTGTTTTTCCGTGAGGTGGGGGCAAGGGTCGCAGAGACCTTGCTTCAACTGCAAGACGAGCACGGCAATGGCTTCATGCTTCCCACCAATGCCGTGATGGCTGCCCAACTGGGCACCGTGCCAGAGCTGATCAGCCGCAAACTCGGGGAGTTTTTCCGGCAAGGGTTGATTCAACTGGAAGGCCGCAAAGTGTGGGTGCTCCGGACCGATGTGCTGCAAGACCTCTCGATTGAATGA
- a CDS encoding truncated hemoglobin: MLPLNLYENIGGRPTIEKLVRTFYQNLNQIPEMKRVFDQVVETPAEQWWERHIQKLTDFWTGVLGGPKNFRGSPPVAHLGLGLNTDHFNKWLSVWEHTCEQELPEEAAVFLMQAAGRMRLGLQNHLGLS, translated from the coding sequence ATGCTTCCCCTGAACCTGTATGAAAACATCGGTGGCCGTCCCACCATTGAGAAACTGGTCCGCACCTTCTACCAGAACCTGAACCAGATCCCCGAGATGAAAAGGGTGTTCGATCAGGTGGTGGAAACCCCGGCAGAGCAGTGGTGGGAACGCCACATCCAGAAACTCACCGACTTCTGGACGGGTGTGCTGGGCGGACCCAAAAACTTCCGGGGGTCTCCGCCTGTCGCGCACCTCGGGTTGGGCCTGAACACCGACCACTTCAACAAATGGCTGTCCGTGTGGGAACACACCTGTGAACAGGAGTTGCCTGAAGAAGCCGCGGTTTTCCTGATGCAGGCCGCAGGGCGCATGCGTCTGGGGCTGCAAAACCACCTCGGGCTGTCCTAG
- a CDS encoding S8 family peptidase, with protein sequence MSPVTHWGFRSLFQVQELFMRKTQLSIAALTLTALLAACSQSPTTTAQTEVAPLGQNQNFVADEVLVQYNSTEDQQQVVERNHGLSKKETVASKQGKTLKLLKINNGKTVQQVINELKSQPGVEYVEPNWIYTHAATSNDPYFTGNNLWGMYGDLSSPSNIYGSQAAEAWSAGKTGSKSVYIGIIDEGIQFSHPDLAANMWTNPYDPVDGVDNDGNGYIDDTRGWDFANGNNTVFDGNKREGPDSHGTHVAGTIGGVGGNGVGVAGVNWNVTMISGKFLGARGGTTANAIKAVDYFTDLKTRHGLNIVATSNSWGGGGFSQALLDAINRAGNAGILFIAAAGNGGNDGVGDNNDSVANYPSNYECTNNGTRGWDCVIAVAAINSTGGIAGFSNFGARTVDIGAPGVAINSSVPTNSYASYNGTSMATPHVSGAAALYVSINPTATARQIKDAILAAALPTPSLSGKTVTGGRLNVGGF encoded by the coding sequence ATGTCACCAGTGACCCACTGGGGCTTCCGTTCATTGTTTCAGGTTCAGGAGTTGTTCATGCGCAAAACCCAGCTTTCCATTGCAGCCCTCACCCTCACCGCCCTGCTTGCTGCATGCAGCCAGAGTCCCACCACCACCGCCCAGACCGAAGTGGCCCCACTGGGACAGAACCAGAACTTCGTTGCCGATGAAGTGCTGGTCCAATACAACAGCACCGAAGACCAGCAGCAAGTGGTGGAACGCAACCACGGCCTCTCCAAAAAAGAAACCGTGGCCAGCAAACAGGGCAAGACCCTCAAACTCCTGAAAATCAACAACGGCAAGACTGTGCAACAGGTCATCAACGAACTGAAGTCCCAGCCCGGCGTGGAATATGTCGAGCCCAACTGGATTTACACCCATGCTGCCACCTCCAACGATCCCTACTTCACCGGAAACAACCTCTGGGGCATGTACGGAGACCTCTCCAGCCCCAGCAACATTTACGGCAGTCAGGCTGCAGAAGCATGGAGTGCTGGCAAAACCGGCAGCAAGAGCGTGTACATCGGCATCATCGATGAGGGCATCCAGTTCAGCCACCCTGACCTTGCTGCCAACATGTGGACCAACCCTTACGACCCTGTGGATGGCGTGGACAACGACGGAAACGGTTACATCGACGACACCCGGGGTTGGGACTTTGCCAACGGCAACAACACGGTTTTTGATGGCAACAAACGCGAAGGTCCTGACTCGCACGGCACCCACGTGGCTGGAACCATCGGTGGAGTGGGAGGCAACGGGGTGGGCGTGGCCGGGGTGAACTGGAACGTCACCATGATCTCGGGCAAATTCCTCGGGGCCAGAGGGGGCACCACCGCCAACGCCATCAAGGCCGTGGATTACTTCACCGACCTGAAAACCCGCCATGGGCTGAACATTGTGGCCACCAGCAACTCATGGGGCGGAGGCGGTTTCTCCCAAGCCCTGCTGGACGCCATCAACCGTGCTGGAAACGCAGGCATCCTGTTCATTGCTGCGGCTGGAAACGGGGGCAATGACGGGGTTGGCGACAACAACGACTCTGTGGCCAACTACCCATCCAACTACGAGTGCACCAACAATGGCACACGGGGCTGGGACTGCGTGATTGCGGTGGCAGCCATCAACAGCACCGGAGGCATTGCAGGCTTCTCCAACTTCGGAGCACGAACCGTGGACATCGGGGCTCCCGGTGTGGCCATCAACTCCAGTGTGCCCACCAACAGTTACGCCTCCTACAACGGAACCAGCATGGCCACCCCGCACGTCTCGGGTGCAGCGGCATTGTACGTCAGCATCAACCCCACCGCCACGGCACGCCAGATCAAAGACGCCATTCTGGCCGCAGCCCTGCCCACCCCCTCCCTCTCGGGCAAAACCGTGACCGGTGGACGCCTCAACGTGGGCGGATTCTGA
- a CDS encoding DedA family protein, which yields MLEWIEKLMNDMGYLGIVLLMFLENIFPPIPSELIMPLAGFTAARGDLTFVGVVLAGTVGSVLGALPLYWLGRWVGEERLIKWADKHGKWLTLSGDDIRKADDWFDKHGRKTVFFLRLVPGVRSLISLPAGMSEMSVRLFLLFTALGTALWSALLTYLGYLLGDNYKEVEHYMKPVSYTVLGVLAIVVVRWFLIRRNEQARKEQKQTG from the coding sequence ATGCTGGAGTGGATTGAGAAGCTGATGAACGACATGGGATACCTGGGGATTGTGCTCTTGATGTTTCTGGAGAACATTTTCCCTCCGATCCCTTCTGAATTGATCATGCCACTGGCCGGATTTACTGCTGCCAGAGGCGATCTGACTTTTGTGGGTGTGGTGCTGGCCGGAACGGTGGGTTCTGTGCTGGGTGCCCTGCCCCTGTACTGGCTGGGTCGCTGGGTCGGCGAGGAGCGCCTGATCAAGTGGGCCGACAAACACGGCAAATGGTTGACCCTCTCGGGTGACGACATCCGCAAAGCCGACGACTGGTTCGACAAGCATGGCAGAAAGACCGTGTTCTTTCTGCGTCTGGTTCCGGGGGTGCGTTCCCTGATTTCCCTGCCTGCCGGCATGAGTGAAATGTCGGTGCGCTTGTTCTTGCTGTTCACAGCCTTGGGAACGGCCCTGTGGTCTGCGCTTTTGACCTACCTCGGGTATTTGCTGGGAGACAATTACAAAGAAGTGGAGCATTACATGAAGCCGGTCAGTTATACCGTGCTGGGTGTGTTGGCCATTGTGGTGGTTCGCTGGTTTCTCATCCGGCGTAACGAACAGGCCCGCAAAGAGCAGAAACAGACCGGTTAA
- a CDS encoding GGDEF domain-containing protein, with product MNIRLRDRLKEQSIRDVLTGLFNRRYLEETFEREVRRAQRHHTEVGLIMLDLDHFKDFNDTYGHEAGDAVLKEFGRLLRQSVRNEDVPCRYGGEEFILLMPGASLHQTLERAEQVRQNTARMQVQSQNLMVGTVTCSLGVASFPVHGRDLNELLRAADFALYQAKRQGRNQVVAATTDL from the coding sequence GTGAACATCCGATTGCGGGACCGCCTGAAAGAACAGTCCATCCGAGATGTCCTGACCGGACTGTTCAACCGCCGTTATCTGGAAGAAACCTTTGAACGCGAAGTGCGACGCGCCCAGAGGCACCACACCGAAGTCGGGCTGATCATGCTGGACCTCGACCACTTCAAAGACTTCAATGACACCTACGGCCACGAAGCAGGAGACGCCGTCCTGAAAGAATTTGGACGCCTGCTGCGCCAGAGTGTGCGCAACGAAGACGTGCCCTGCCGTTATGGAGGAGAAGAATTCATCCTGTTGATGCCCGGGGCTTCCTTGCACCAGACCCTTGAGCGTGCAGAACAGGTGCGTCAGAACACAGCCCGCATGCAGGTGCAAAGCCAGAACCTGATGGTGGGCACCGTGACCTGCTCTCTGGGGGTGGCCTCTTTTCCGGTGCATGGCCGGGACCTCAACGAGCTTCTCAGGGCTGCAGATTTTGCCCTGTATCAGGCCAAACGTCAGGGGAGAAATCAGGTGGTGGCAGCCACAACGGACCTGTGA